One genomic region from Populus nigra chromosome 8, ddPopNigr1.1, whole genome shotgun sequence encodes:
- the LOC133701249 gene encoding uncharacterized protein LOC133701249 isoform X2, translating into MNARMSTQRQVIVRDIVEEAKKRIVMLVICVVGLSYLMSLTSASVWVNLPAAASLIILLRYFSLDYEMRKKAAVYNNKPASTTSSTLSQNKSLEFTRVVEKSDWRRKVNSPVVEDAIDHFTRRLVSEWVTDLWYSRLTPDKEGPEELVQIMNGVLGEFSSRMRNVNLIDLLTRDFINLICTHLELFRAIQAKMEKRQSSVLTIEQRDKELRHVLAAENKLHPALFSTEAEHKVLQHLMDGLISFTFKPADLQCSFFRYVVRELLACAVMRPVLNLASPRFINERIESVVISKANQRVAEAQETSHFKPNGSSRISSNHFSRFLDPTDTGVELVQLKTDQCRGGPDAPEKDKVIGSHISKDPLLYIDTQSSRTWSSLPMNSQIINEEGIQRHFSGGEWGERLDMISRRKTAVLAPENFENMWTKGRNYRKKEGENRLIEQVPQNSSVSKYVTSDHSKRASNSKKDGVTKPDAPLAHNAQSVGTEQSTVENPLHHTDQNMSNHPLFSSHKDGIRSLMRVDEIESGSTSSYTSEEEDANSVTGLDSPGTKVWDGKTNRNLAVSHIHHPLENPDGHREKKTGRGLAHYQRLSRHQSGSKRSRPSTQKVHVWQEIERKSFLSGDGQDVLSLKGHTKADDFSDDSESLDRVYSGATACSSATSVSIPENHTSNVNSFKHSLMVDSIYKLRCEVLGANIVKSGSKTFAVYSISVTDVNNNSWSIKRRFRHFEELHRRLKEYPEYSLHLPPKHFLSTGLDVPVIQERCKLLDIYLKKLLLLPTISGSIEVWDFLSVDSQTYVFSNSFSIIETLSVDLDDKPSEKSKRVSNFIGPAINYLSARKEQLSAECKESILQTKHNLGAVGARMISKDTPRSPVKSIKESGRSLKDPGSDSDMQKNVSSARNLEENVRVGDSLEEMSVSIHDTASDHMLPTEWVPPNLTVPILDLVDVIFQLQDGGWIRRQAFWVAKQILQLGMGDALDDWLIEKIQLLRRGSVVASGIKRVEQILWPDGIFITKHPKRRPPPQQPTEVSSPKLISPHGQQPMEVSSPRLNDEQQQQDAVRRAKFVYELMIDNAPAAVVGLVGRKEYEQRAKDLYFFLQVHHSEEPTSLAK; encoded by the exons atgaATGCGAGAATGAGCACGCAAAGGCAGGTGATTGTACGGGACATAGTGGAGGAAGCCAAGAAGAGGATTGTTATGTTGGTTATTTGTGTTGTTGGATTATCTTATCTCATGTCCT TAACAAGTGCCTCAGTTTGGGTCAACTTGCCTGCTGCTGCTTCCTTGATCATTCTCCTTCGCTACTTTTCCCTGGATTATGAAATGCGTAAGAAAGCTGCTGTATATAACAACAAACCAGCCTCCACAACATCAAGCACACTGTCACAAAACAAATCTCTTGAATTTACCAGGGTTGTTGAAAAGTCCGATTGGAGAAGGAAAGTGAATTCACCTGTTGTTGAGGATGCAATAGATCATTTCACTAGACGTCTAGTCTCTGAGTGGGTGACAGATCTATGGTACTCTCGCTTAACCCCTGATAAAGAAGGTCCGGAAGAACTGGTGCAGATAATGAATGGTGTTCTTGGGGAATTTTCAAGTCGCATGAGAAATGTAAATCTTATTGATCTACTGACAAG GGATTTTATTAATCTCATCTGCACCCACTTGGAGCTTTTTCGTGCAATTCAAGCAAAGATGGAAAAGCGACAGTCTAGTGTGCTTACCATTGAACAGCGAGACAAGGAACTAAGACATGTCCTGGCTGCTGAGAACAAATTGCACCCTGCTTTATTTTCTACTGAAGCTGAGCACAAG GTTTTGCAGCATCTGATGGATGGTCTCATTTCTTTTACATTCAAGCCAGCAGATCTGCAGTGCTCTTTTTTCCGTTATGTTGTTAGGGAACTTCTTGCTTGTGCGGTAATGCGACCAGTGTTAAACTTAGCTAGCCCAAG gtTCATAAACGAAAGGATTGAAAGTGTTGTCATTTCTAAGGCTAATCAAAGAGTTGCTGAAGCACAAGAGACATCTCATTTCAAACCAAATGGGTCTTCAAGGATCTCATCCAATCATTTTTCGAGGTTTTTAGATCCTACTGATACTGGGGTTGAACTTGTGCAGTTAAAAACCGACCAATGCAGAGGTGGACCGGATGCCCCTGAAAAAGATAAAGTGATTGGAAGCCATATCTCAAAAGATCCATTACTTTACATTGATACCCAATCTTCCCGCACATGGAGCTCGCTGCCCATGAATTCCCAGATTATTAATGAAGAAGGAATCCAACGACATTTTTCAGGAGGAGAATGGGGTGAGAGGTTGGATATGATATCTCGCAGAAAGACTGCAGTCCTTGCTccagaaaattttgaaaacatgtGGACAAAAGGGAGAAActatagaaagaaagaaggggAAAATCGATTGATAGAGCAAGTCCCTCAGAATTCTTCAGTGAGTAAGTATGTTACATCAGATCATTCAAAGAGGGCATCTAATTCCAAGAAGGATGGTGTAACCAAACCCGATGCCCCTCTGGCCCACAACGCCCAGTCTGTGGGTACCGAGCAATCTACAGTAGAAAACCCTCTGCATCATACAGATCAGAATATGTCAAACCATCCACTATTTAGTTCACACAAAGATGGCATACGGAGCCTCATGCGTGTAGATGAGATTGAATCAGGTAGCACTAGCTCTTATACTTCTGAAGAGGAAGATGCGAACAGTGTAACCGGACTTGATTCTCCAGGAACTAAAGTCTGGGATGGTAAAACTAACAGAAACCTGGCTGTTTCCCACATTCATCATCCACTTGAAAATCCTGATGGCCACAGGGAAAAGAAGACTGGTAGGGGGCTTGCTCACTATCAAAGATTATCTAGACACCAGTCTGGCAGTAAAAGGTCAAGGCCAAGCACTCAGAAGGTACATGTTTGGCAAGAGATTGAGAGAAAAAGCTTCTTGTCTGGAGATGGACAGGATGTACTTAGTTTAAAAGGACATACTAAAGCTGATGATTTCAGTGACGATTCTGAAAGTTTAGATAGAGTTTACAGTGGAGCAACTGCATGTTCATCTGCAACATCTGTTTCTATTCCTGAAAACCACACTTCAAATgttaattcttttaaacattcATTAATGGTGGACTCAATTTATAAGTTGAGATGCGAG GTTTTGGGTGCAAATATTGTTAAGAGTGGCTCTAAAACATTTGCTGTTTATTCCATATCTGTTACAgatgtaaataataatagttgGTCGATCAAAAGAAG GTTTCGACATTTCGAGGAGTTACATAGACGTCTCAAAGAGTATCCGGAATATAGTCTTCATTTGCCACCTAAGCATTTTCTCTCTACAGGCTTAGACGTGCCTGTCATACAAGAGCGGTGTAAATTGCTTGATATATATCTAAAG AAGCTCTTGCTACTTCCAACAATTTCAGGATCCATTGAAGTCTGGGACTTTCTTAGTGTTGATTCTCAG ACGTATGTGTTCTCTAATTCGTTTTCTATCATCGAAACATTATCAG TTGACCTGGATGACAAGCCCTCTGAAAAGagtaaaagggtttcaaattttattggcCCTGCAATCAATTACTTATCCGCTAGGAAGGAGCAATTGAGTGCAGAGTGCAAGGAATCTATATTGCAGACAAAGCATAATCTTGGGGCAGTTGGGGCCCGAATGATTTCAAAAGACACGCCTCGTTCTCCGGTGAAGTCTATTAAAGAATCTGGAAGATCATTGAAGGATCCAGGAAGTGATTCAGATATGCAAAAGAATGTATCATCTGCTAGAAATTTAGAGGAGAATGTAAGAGTGGGTGATAGCTTAGAAGAGATGTCTGTGTCTATTCATGATACTGCTAGTGATCACATGCTCCCTACAGAG TGGGTGCCACCAAATTTGACTGTTCCTATACTTGACTTGGTAGATGTCATTTTCCAGCTACAAGATGGTGGATGGATCAG GAGGCAGGCTTTTTGGGTGGCCAAACAGATACTACAACTAGGAATGGGCGATGCTTTAGATGATTGGTTGATAGAGAAAATCCAGCTTCTGCGTAGGGGTTCAGTTGTTGCATCAGGGATCAAGCGGGTTGAGCAG ATACTTTGGCCTGATGGAATATTCATCACCAAACATCCAAAGAGACGGCCACCACCCCAGCAACCCACGGAAGTGTCTTCTCCTAAATTGATTTCCCCTCATGGCCAGCAACCCATGGAAGTCTCTTCACCTAGATTGAATGATGAGCAGCAACAACAGGATGCAGTTCGACGAGCTAAATTTGTATATGAGCTGATGATTG ACAACGCACCAGCTGCTGTTGTGGGCCTTGTTGGTCGAAAGGAGTATGAACAACGTGCAAAAGATCTCTACTTCTTTCTTCAG GTGCATCATTCAGAAGAGCCAACAAGTCTTGCGAAATAA
- the LOC133701249 gene encoding uncharacterized protein LOC133701249 isoform X5 — translation MNARMSTQRQVIVRDIVEEAKKRIVMLVICVVGLSYLMSLTSASVWVNLPAAASLIILLRYFSLDYEMRKKAAVYNNKPASTTSSTLSQNKSLEFTRVVEKSDWRRKVNSPVVEDAIDHFTRRLVSEWVTDLWYSRLTPDKEGPEELVQIMNGVLGEFSSRMRNVNLIDLLTRDFINLICTHLELFRAIQAKMEKRQSSVLTIEQRDKELRHVLAAENKLHPALFSTEAEHKVLQHLMDGLISFTFKPADLQCSFFRYVVRELLACAVMRPVLNLASPRFINERIESVVISKANQRVAEAQETSHFKPNGSSRISSNHFSRFLDPTDTGVELVQLKTDQCRGGPDAPEKDKVIGSHISKDPLLYIDTQSSRTWSSLPMNSQIINEEGIQRHFSGGEWGERLDMISRRKTAVLAPENFENMWTKGRNYRKKEGENRLIEQVPQNSSVSKYVTSDHSKRASNSKKDGVTKPDAPLAHNAQSVGTEQSTVENPLHHTDQNMSNHPLFSSHKDGIRSLMRVDEIESGSTSSYTSEEEDANSVTGLDSPGTKVWDGKTNRNLAVSHIHHPLENPDGHREKKTGRGLAHYQRLSRHQSGSKRSRPSTQKVHVWQEIERKSFLSGDGQDVLSLKGHTKADDFSDDSESLDRVYSGATACSSATSVSIPENHTSNVNSFKHSLMVDSIYKLRCEVLGANIVKSGSKTFAVYSISVTDVNNNSWSIKRRFRHFEELHRRLKEYPEYSLHLPPKHFLSTGLDVPVIQERCKLLDIYLKKLLLLPTISGSIEVWDFLSVDSQLTWMTSPLKRVKGFQILLALQSITYPLGRSN, via the exons atgaATGCGAGAATGAGCACGCAAAGGCAGGTGATTGTACGGGACATAGTGGAGGAAGCCAAGAAGAGGATTGTTATGTTGGTTATTTGTGTTGTTGGATTATCTTATCTCATGTCCT TAACAAGTGCCTCAGTTTGGGTCAACTTGCCTGCTGCTGCTTCCTTGATCATTCTCCTTCGCTACTTTTCCCTGGATTATGAAATGCGTAAGAAAGCTGCTGTATATAACAACAAACCAGCCTCCACAACATCAAGCACACTGTCACAAAACAAATCTCTTGAATTTACCAGGGTTGTTGAAAAGTCCGATTGGAGAAGGAAAGTGAATTCACCTGTTGTTGAGGATGCAATAGATCATTTCACTAGACGTCTAGTCTCTGAGTGGGTGACAGATCTATGGTACTCTCGCTTAACCCCTGATAAAGAAGGTCCGGAAGAACTGGTGCAGATAATGAATGGTGTTCTTGGGGAATTTTCAAGTCGCATGAGAAATGTAAATCTTATTGATCTACTGACAAG GGATTTTATTAATCTCATCTGCACCCACTTGGAGCTTTTTCGTGCAATTCAAGCAAAGATGGAAAAGCGACAGTCTAGTGTGCTTACCATTGAACAGCGAGACAAGGAACTAAGACATGTCCTGGCTGCTGAGAACAAATTGCACCCTGCTTTATTTTCTACTGAAGCTGAGCACAAG GTTTTGCAGCATCTGATGGATGGTCTCATTTCTTTTACATTCAAGCCAGCAGATCTGCAGTGCTCTTTTTTCCGTTATGTTGTTAGGGAACTTCTTGCTTGTGCGGTAATGCGACCAGTGTTAAACTTAGCTAGCCCAAG gtTCATAAACGAAAGGATTGAAAGTGTTGTCATTTCTAAGGCTAATCAAAGAGTTGCTGAAGCACAAGAGACATCTCATTTCAAACCAAATGGGTCTTCAAGGATCTCATCCAATCATTTTTCGAGGTTTTTAGATCCTACTGATACTGGGGTTGAACTTGTGCAGTTAAAAACCGACCAATGCAGAGGTGGACCGGATGCCCCTGAAAAAGATAAAGTGATTGGAAGCCATATCTCAAAAGATCCATTACTTTACATTGATACCCAATCTTCCCGCACATGGAGCTCGCTGCCCATGAATTCCCAGATTATTAATGAAGAAGGAATCCAACGACATTTTTCAGGAGGAGAATGGGGTGAGAGGTTGGATATGATATCTCGCAGAAAGACTGCAGTCCTTGCTccagaaaattttgaaaacatgtGGACAAAAGGGAGAAActatagaaagaaagaaggggAAAATCGATTGATAGAGCAAGTCCCTCAGAATTCTTCAGTGAGTAAGTATGTTACATCAGATCATTCAAAGAGGGCATCTAATTCCAAGAAGGATGGTGTAACCAAACCCGATGCCCCTCTGGCCCACAACGCCCAGTCTGTGGGTACCGAGCAATCTACAGTAGAAAACCCTCTGCATCATACAGATCAGAATATGTCAAACCATCCACTATTTAGTTCACACAAAGATGGCATACGGAGCCTCATGCGTGTAGATGAGATTGAATCAGGTAGCACTAGCTCTTATACTTCTGAAGAGGAAGATGCGAACAGTGTAACCGGACTTGATTCTCCAGGAACTAAAGTCTGGGATGGTAAAACTAACAGAAACCTGGCTGTTTCCCACATTCATCATCCACTTGAAAATCCTGATGGCCACAGGGAAAAGAAGACTGGTAGGGGGCTTGCTCACTATCAAAGATTATCTAGACACCAGTCTGGCAGTAAAAGGTCAAGGCCAAGCACTCAGAAGGTACATGTTTGGCAAGAGATTGAGAGAAAAAGCTTCTTGTCTGGAGATGGACAGGATGTACTTAGTTTAAAAGGACATACTAAAGCTGATGATTTCAGTGACGATTCTGAAAGTTTAGATAGAGTTTACAGTGGAGCAACTGCATGTTCATCTGCAACATCTGTTTCTATTCCTGAAAACCACACTTCAAATgttaattcttttaaacattcATTAATGGTGGACTCAATTTATAAGTTGAGATGCGAG GTTTTGGGTGCAAATATTGTTAAGAGTGGCTCTAAAACATTTGCTGTTTATTCCATATCTGTTACAgatgtaaataataatagttgGTCGATCAAAAGAAG GTTTCGACATTTCGAGGAGTTACATAGACGTCTCAAAGAGTATCCGGAATATAGTCTTCATTTGCCACCTAAGCATTTTCTCTCTACAGGCTTAGACGTGCCTGTCATACAAGAGCGGTGTAAATTGCTTGATATATATCTAAAG AAGCTCTTGCTACTTCCAACAATTTCAGGATCCATTGAAGTCTGGGACTTTCTTAGTGTTGATTCTCAG TTGACCTGGATGACAAGCCCTCTGAAAAGagtaaaagggtttcaaattttattggcCCTGCAATCAATTACTTATCCGCTAGGAAGGAGCAATTGA